From one Solanum lycopersicum chromosome 12, SLM_r2.1 genomic stretch:
- the LOC138340450 gene encoding uncharacterized protein, with amino-acid sequence MNSAPPLGHGQGQHINRPPLFNGEYYSWWKTRMEDFIQAEDYELWVRITNGPLIPTITDSEGNKVPKPIEKYGEGDYKMLGKNAKAKCILVCGLGPDEFNRISSCTSAKQIWDTLKNAHEGTTQVRKFRIARLCSEYEAFKMKPGESLQDMITRFTTVVNELISLGKVYTTEEQVDKVLRTLPRSWEIKVTAIREAKDLTNMTLDELVGNLKTYEMNVDKRGEGKKEKNLGFKATESDESDIDDDDLTLISKNFKKLLKRGLNASKKSPPQKERNLERLQSGGCFKCGETDHQIKDCPMWELEWKKEKTEKERKELFNKKKNKEKEQAMYAAWGTGSSDMYEEDDEDIALMAIEESDAEP; translated from the coding sequence ATGAATTCTGCACCTCCTCTCGGGCATGGTCAAGGGCAACACATCAACAGACCACCATTATTTAATGGAGAATACTACTCTTGGTGGAAGACAAGAATGGAAGATTTCATTCAAGCTGAAGATTATGAACTATGGGTTAGAATTACTAATGGACCATTAATTCCTACTATTACTGATAGTGAAGGAAATAAGGTACCTAAACCTATAGAAAAGTATGGAGAAGGCGATTACAAGATGTTAGGAAAGAATGCAAAAGCTAAGTGCATTCTTGTATGTGGATTAGGACCTGATGAGTTTAACCGCATCTCTAGTTGTACCTctgcaaaacaaatatgggACACTTTAAAAAATGCTCACGAAGGTACAACTCAAGTTCGTAAATTCAGAATTGCTAGACTTTGTTCTGAATATGAAGCCTTCAAGATGAAACCCGGAGAATCACTTCAAGATATGATCACCAGATTTACCACTGTTGTAAATGAGTTGATATCCTTGGGCAAAGTATACACCACTGAGGAACAGGTAGACAAAGTACTAAGGACTCTGCCTAGATCATGGGAAATAAAAGTTACTGCAATCAGAGAAGCCAAAGATCTAACCAATATGACTTTGGATGAATTAGTAGGAAATCTCAAAACTTATGAGATGAATGTTGACAAAAGAGgtgaaggaaaaaaagagaaaaatcttgGATTTAAAGCAACTGAAAGTGATGAATCTGACATAGATGATGATGATCTTACTCTGATAAGTAAGAACTTCAAGAAACTCTTAAAAAGGGGATTAAACGCTAGCAAGAAATCACCAccccaaaaagaaagaaatcttGAGAGACTACAAAGCGGAGGCTGCTTCAAGTGTGGTGAGACAGATCATCAGATCAAGGATTGCCCAATGTGGGAATTAGaatggaaaaaggaaaaaactgaaaaagaaaggaaggaactctttaataaaaagaaaaacaaagaaaaagaacaagcaATGTATGCAGCTTGGGGAACAGGTTCTTCAGACAtgtatgaagaagatgatgaggaCATTGCTTTGATGGCGATAGAAGAATCAGATGCTGAACCCTGA